In bacterium, a single window of DNA contains:
- the elmMIII gene encoding 8-demethyl-8-(2,3-dimethoxy-alpha-L-rhamnosyl)-tetracenomycin-C 4'-O-methyltransferase — translation MAASVLTSATPERADLMASPEIASLYLDLLKKSLTDWIGLDRPFNNMTLWDPAREGKDWKTNLITRLAQFLAPKEIYVMRDYTRGGTLEARRAKREEGRDWPAGAESMIGLKRLDNLQQCIETVLREGIPGDLIETGVFRGGATILMRGVLRAYGVTDRLVWVADSFEGLPPVTDVDHALDKADPHDHFEFLKVSLETVQANFAKYGLLDEQVRFLRGWFKDTLPSAPITQLSILRLDGDMYASTMDAITVLYPKLAPGGFCIVDDYGAVEGCKQAITDYRAAHQITAPIEVIDWGGVFWRVPQVS, via the coding sequence GTGGCGGCTTCGGTCCTGACGTCTGCGACCCCTGAGCGGGCGGACCTGATGGCGTCGCCGGAAATCGCCTCGCTGTACCTGGATTTGCTAAAGAAGTCGCTGACCGACTGGATTGGCCTGGATCGTCCCTTTAACAACATGACTTTGTGGGATCCCGCCCGGGAGGGGAAGGACTGGAAAACTAATCTGATTACCCGGTTGGCGCAGTTCCTGGCCCCCAAAGAGATCTACGTGATGCGGGACTACACACGGGGCGGGACACTGGAAGCCCGTCGCGCTAAGCGTGAGGAGGGTCGGGACTGGCCCGCAGGCGCGGAGTCGATGATTGGCCTGAAGCGTCTGGATAATCTGCAGCAGTGCATAGAGACCGTGTTGCGCGAGGGCATCCCCGGTGACCTCATCGAGACCGGTGTCTTTCGGGGTGGCGCGACCATCCTGATGCGGGGCGTACTGCGGGCCTATGGCGTCACTGACCGGTTGGTCTGGGTGGCGGATTCCTTCGAAGGGCTCCCCCCGGTCACCGACGTCGACCATGCGCTGGACAAGGCGGATCCCCACGACCACTTTGAGTTTCTGAAGGTGTCACTGGAAACCGTCCAGGCCAACTTTGCCAAGTACGGTCTCCTCGATGAGCAGGTCCGCTTCCTCAGGGGCTGGTTCAAGGACACCCTCCCCTCAGCGCCCATTACGCAATTGTCGATTCTCCGCCTGGATGGCGACATGTACGCCTCCACTATGGATGCCATCACCGTGCTCTATCCGAAGCTCGCACCGGGCGGGTTCTGCATCGTGGATGACTATGGGGCGGTGGAAGGCTGCAAGCAGGCGATCACGGATTACAGGGCCGCGCACCAGATCACTGCCCCCATCGAGGTCATCGACTGGGGCGGCGTTTTCTGGCGTGTCCCGCAAGTCTCCTGA
- the fbp_1 gene encoding Fructose-1,6-bisphosphate aldolase/phosphatase: MGRPVAITLSVIKADVGGLVGHTNMHPALVEAASEFLGAARDAGTIIDFDILTVGDDIDLFLTHTAGENAETIHRLAWDCFVQCAEVADTLGLYGVGQDLRQKTFAGNVTGLGPGSAEIELEDRASEVVLIFCADKTDAGCWNLPLFKMFGDPFNTPGLVIDPKMNHGYSYEVLDLVHDRVADLSLPGELYDLLALIGSVEHYGIRRVRRNTDGCVAACTSASKVFQVAGKSVGKDDPVMIVRAQSGYPSVGELTEPFAHPHMVAGWMRGSHWGPLMPVRFEDTGMNRFDGPPKVICAGYQITAGRFIGPVDIFDDPAFDGARREAIEIADYLRKMGPFEPHRLSQSDMEYTTQPRVLDKLKDRFRPGSA; the protein is encoded by the coding sequence ATGGGCAGGCCTGTGGCGATCACACTCTCAGTCATCAAAGCCGATGTCGGCGGACTCGTGGGGCATACCAACATGCACCCGGCGCTGGTGGAAGCCGCCAGCGAGTTTCTCGGCGCGGCCCGTGATGCCGGCACCATCATTGACTTCGACATCCTGACAGTCGGCGATGACATCGACCTCTTTCTCACACATACCGCCGGGGAGAATGCCGAGACCATTCATCGGCTTGCCTGGGACTGCTTTGTGCAATGCGCGGAAGTCGCCGACACCCTGGGGCTGTATGGGGTCGGGCAGGACCTCCGGCAAAAGACCTTCGCCGGGAATGTCACCGGGCTGGGACCGGGGTCGGCAGAAATCGAACTGGAAGACCGGGCCTCGGAGGTCGTGCTGATCTTCTGCGCGGACAAAACCGATGCCGGGTGCTGGAATCTGCCCCTCTTCAAGATGTTCGGCGACCCCTTCAATACGCCGGGACTGGTGATCGATCCGAAGATGAATCACGGCTACAGCTATGAAGTCCTCGACCTGGTGCACGACCGGGTCGCGGACCTCTCACTGCCCGGCGAACTCTATGACCTGCTGGCGTTGATCGGGTCGGTGGAGCACTACGGTATCCGTCGTGTGCGTCGCAACACCGATGGCTGTGTCGCCGCCTGCACCTCGGCGAGCAAGGTCTTCCAGGTGGCCGGCAAGAGTGTGGGAAAAGACGATCCGGTGATGATTGTCCGGGCGCAGTCGGGGTACCCCAGTGTCGGGGAGCTGACCGAGCCCTTCGCCCATCCGCACATGGTGGCAGGCTGGATGCGGGGATCGCACTGGGGGCCGCTGATGCCGGTCCGGTTCGAGGACACCGGCATGAATCGCTTCGATGGTCCCCCGAAGGTCATTTGCGCGGGGTATCAGATCACGGCAGGACGCTTTATCGGTCCGGTGGACATCTTCGATGATCCGGCGTTTGATGGGGCGCGCCGGGAAGCCATCGAGATCGCGGACTACCTGCGCAAAATGGGCCCCTTCGAGCCCCATCGCCTGAGTCAGAGCGACATGGAATACACCACCCAGCCCCGGGTCCTGGACAAGCTGAAAGATCGCTTTCGTCCCGGTAGCGCGTAA
- the leuC gene encoding 3-isopropylmalate dehydratase large subunit, whose amino-acid sequence MADSLAYKILRDHLVEGTLSPGEEIGIRIDQTLTQDATGTMAYLQFEALGLDKVQTELSLSYVDHNMLQTGFENADDHRYLQTVASKYGIFYSKPGNGICHQVHLERFARPGATLLGSDSHTPTAGGMGSLAIGAGGLDVAVAMGGGAFVFSCPEVVGVELKGRLQPWVTAKDIILEVLRRLTVKGGVGRIIEYYGSGVKTLTVPERATITNMGAELGATTSLFPSDDRTRTYLTAQGRSKAFTAMAGDDNAVYHHQLTINLDELEPLLAAPHSPDNIVKVSDVAGTPVDQVCVGSCTNSSFHDLNIVATALKGKRVHPRVSMTVTPGSMQVFEMIAQQGKLADLIAAGCRILESACGPCIGMGQAPPSGGVSIRSFNRNFYGRSGTRDAKVYLASPETCVASALLGKIADPRRIGPYIKPEVPRKFLINDRHILAPAKDPSEVEVLRGPNIKPLPMNDSIANNFKVELLLKVGDNITTDHIMPAGAKVLPLRSNIPAISEYVFSVVDDTFATRAKEAKKSIVIGGENYGQGSSREHAALAPMFLGVKAVIVKGFARIHKANLINFGILPLTFQNPKDYDALEQGDKLELKEVRTSLEQGTPIRVRNLTRRTTIVAEYDLTPRERAILIAGGKLNFVRLEREGTAPAVEGYAPPKPPTEPKKAPAKPAAQKLVSTKHATTPRKAAATRK is encoded by the coding sequence ATGGCTGATTCCCTGGCGTACAAAATCCTGCGCGACCACCTGGTGGAAGGCACCTTAAGTCCAGGCGAGGAGATCGGGATCCGGATCGATCAGACCCTCACCCAGGACGCCACCGGCACCATGGCCTATCTCCAGTTCGAAGCCCTGGGTCTCGACAAGGTCCAGACCGAGCTCTCCCTCAGCTATGTCGACCACAACATGCTGCAGACTGGCTTCGAGAACGCCGATGATCATCGGTATCTCCAGACCGTCGCCAGCAAATACGGCATCTTTTACTCGAAGCCCGGCAACGGCATCTGCCACCAGGTCCACCTGGAACGTTTTGCCCGCCCCGGCGCGACCCTGCTTGGTTCTGACTCCCACACACCGACCGCCGGGGGCATGGGCTCCCTTGCGATCGGGGCTGGCGGCCTCGATGTCGCGGTCGCCATGGGTGGCGGCGCGTTTGTCTTCAGCTGCCCGGAAGTCGTCGGGGTCGAGCTCAAGGGACGTCTGCAGCCCTGGGTCACCGCGAAGGACATCATCCTCGAGGTCCTGCGGCGACTCACGGTGAAGGGTGGAGTCGGCCGGATCATCGAGTACTACGGCTCCGGCGTAAAGACCCTGACAGTCCCTGAGCGTGCGACGATCACCAACATGGGGGCCGAGCTTGGCGCAACCACGTCCCTCTTCCCCAGCGATGACCGGACCCGCACCTACCTGACCGCCCAGGGGCGCAGCAAAGCCTTCACCGCGATGGCGGGCGATGACAACGCGGTCTACCACCATCAGCTGACGATCAACCTCGATGAGCTGGAGCCTCTCCTGGCGGCCCCGCATTCCCCGGACAACATCGTGAAGGTCAGCGATGTCGCCGGCACCCCGGTTGACCAGGTTTGTGTCGGCTCCTGCACCAACTCCAGCTTCCACGACCTGAACATCGTGGCGACCGCCCTCAAGGGCAAGCGGGTCCATCCCCGGGTCAGCATGACCGTCACCCCAGGCTCCATGCAGGTCTTCGAGATGATCGCCCAGCAGGGAAAGCTCGCGGACCTCATCGCGGCAGGCTGCCGGATTCTGGAGTCCGCCTGCGGTCCCTGCATCGGCATGGGCCAGGCTCCGCCCAGTGGCGGGGTGTCGATCCGGAGCTTCAACCGGAACTTCTACGGCCGGTCCGGCACCCGGGATGCCAAGGTCTATCTGGCCTCTCCCGAGACCTGTGTCGCCTCAGCGCTCCTCGGCAAAATCGCCGACCCGCGCCGGATTGGTCCCTATATCAAGCCCGAAGTCCCTCGCAAGTTCCTCATCAATGACCGTCACATCCTCGCCCCGGCGAAAGACCCGTCAGAGGTGGAAGTCCTCCGCGGCCCCAACATCAAGCCGCTGCCGATGAACGACAGCATCGCCAACAACTTCAAGGTGGAACTCCTCCTGAAGGTGGGGGACAACATCACCACCGACCACATCATGCCGGCGGGCGCCAAGGTCCTCCCCTTGCGCTCCAACATCCCCGCGATCTCCGAGTATGTCTTTTCAGTCGTCGATGACACCTTCGCGACCCGGGCGAAGGAAGCGAAGAAGAGCATCGTCATCGGTGGCGAGAACTACGGGCAGGGCTCCAGCCGTGAGCACGCCGCCCTTGCCCCCATGTTCCTCGGTGTAAAGGCGGTCATCGTGAAGGGCTTCGCCCGGATCCATAAGGCGAACCTCATCAACTTCGGCATCCTGCCGCTGACCTTCCAGAATCCGAAGGACTACGACGCGCTGGAGCAGGGGGACAAGCTGGAGCTGAAGGAAGTCCGGACCTCCCTGGAACAGGGGACCCCGATCCGGGTCCGGAATCTCACCCGACGCACCACCATTGTGGCGGAGTACGACCTCACGCCCCGGGAGCGGGCCATCCTGATCGCTGGCGGGAAGCTGAACTTTGTCCGCCTCGAGCGCGAGGGGACCGCCCCCGCGGTCGAGGGCTACGCGCCTCCCAAGCCGCCGACGGAACCGAAGAAAGCCCCCGCGAAGCCGGCAGCCCAGAAGCTGGTCTCCACGAAGCACGCCACCACCCCCCGAAAGGCCGCAGCGACCAGGAAGTAA